The following coding sequences lie in one Arachis hypogaea cultivar Tifrunner chromosome 4, arahy.Tifrunner.gnm2.J5K5, whole genome shotgun sequence genomic window:
- the LOC112795523 gene encoding uncharacterized membrane protein At1g16860 codes for MGSRFPSHQLSNGLYVSGRPEQPKERTPTMSSVAMPYTGGDIKKSGELGKMFDIPMDGSKSRKSGPLNSAPSRTGSFGGAASHSGPIMQNAAARSAYVTSGNLSAGGMSASASMKKTNSGPLNKHGEPVKKSSGPQSGGVTRQNSGPIPPVLPTTGLITSGPLNSSGAPRKVSGPLESTGSMKSHTSSIAHNPAVTTLSLDDEYSFRRNFPKPILWSVILIFVMGFIAGGFILGAVHNAILLIVVVVLFAAVAALFTWNSCCGRKAIVGFISRYPDAELRTAKNGQFVKVSGVVTCGNVPLESSFQKVPRCVYTSTSLYEYRGWDSKAANPKHRRFTWGLRSAERHVVDFYISDFQSGLRALVKTGYGARVTPYVDDSIVIDVNPANKDMSPEFLRWLGERKLSSDDRIMQLKEGYIKEGSTVSVMGVVQRNDNVLMIVPPPEPLTTGCQWAKCIFPASLEGIVLRCEDTSKIDVIPV; via the exons ATGGGTTCCAGATTCCCATCTCATCAGCTCAGCAACGGCTTATATGTATCGGGCCGGCCTGAGCAGCCGAAAGAAAGGACTCCAACGATGAGCTCAGTTGCCATGCCTTATACTGGTGGTGACATCAAGAAGTCCGGAGAATTGGGGAAAATGTTTGATATCCCCATGGATGGTTCTAAATCTCGAAAATCCGGTCCGCTGAATAGTGCTCCTTCAAGAACTGGATCATTTGGAGGTGCCGCTTCACATTCTGGACCTATCATGCAAAATGCAGCAGCTCGTTCTGCTTATGTTACATCGGGCAACTTGTCTGCTGGAGGCATGTCTGCTTCAGCATCAATGAAGAAGACCAATTCTGGTCCACTGAACAAACATGGGGAACCGGTTAAGAAGTCATCTGGCCCTCAATCTGGTGGAGTTACACGCCAAAACTCTGGTCCAATTCCACCGGTTCTTCCTACAACTGGTCTAATTACATCTGGTCCACTGAATTCATCTGGGGCTCCAAGGAAGGTGTCTGGTCCATTAGAGTCTACAGGATCTATGAAGTCACATACTTCCTCTATAGCTCACAATCCAGCTGTGACCACTCTCAGCCTTGATGATGAGTATTCTTTCAGGAGGAACTTCCCCAAGCCGATATTGTGGTCTGTGATTCTGATTTTTGTCATGGGATTCATAGCCGGAGGTTTCATTCTTGGAGCTGTTCACAATGCCATTCTCCTCATTGTTGTAGTTGTTCTTTTTGCTGCTGTCGCTGCATTGTTTACTTGGAACAGTTGTTGCGGGAGGAAAGCCATTGTTGGTTTCATTTCTCGCTATCCAGATGCAGAGCTTAGAACTGCCAAGAATGGGCAATTTGTGAAGGTCTCCGGG GTGGTTACGTGCGGTAATGTGCCACTGGAGTCTTCTTTCCAAAAAGTTCCCAGATGTGTATATACATCTACAAGTTTATATGAATATCGAGGATGGGATTCAAAAGCAGCTAATCCAAAACATCGCCGTTTTACATGGGGACTCAGATCGGCAGAG AGGCATGTGGTGGACTTTTACATATCTGATTTCCAATCTGGATTGAGAGCTTTGGTTAAAACAGGCTATGGTGCTAGGGTGACGCCTTATGTCGATGATTCTATTGTAATTGATGTCAATCCAGCCAATAAAGACATGTCCCCTGAGTTTCTTCGATGGTTAGGGGAGAGAAAGCTTTCTAGTGATGATCGTATAATGCAGTTAAAAGAAGG GTACATCAAAGAAGGTAGCACAGTTAGTGTAATGGGCGTAGTTCAAAGAAACGACAATGTGCTTATGATTGTGCCACCGCCTGAGCCTTTGACGACCGGGTGCCAATGGGCGAAATGTATATTTCCGGCAAGCCTTGAGGGTATTGTTTTGAGATGTGAAGATACCTCCAAGATTGATGTTATTCCAGTGTAG
- the LOC112795520 gene encoding 7-dehydrocholesterol reductase, translated as MAEQSKTKTKTKTMETVHSPLLTYFSMISLLTLCPPFVILLWYTMTHADGSILQAFSYLKHHGLQGFISIWPKPSATACKIIAVYAAFEAALQLLLPGKSVQGPISPAGNRPLYKANGVAAYLVTLLTYLALWWFGIFNPTIVYDHLGEIYSALIFGSFVFCIFLYIKGHLAPSSTDSGSSGNIIIDFYWGMELYPRIGEHFDIKVFTNCRFGMMSWAVLALTYCIKQYEENGKVADSMLVNTTLMLVYVTKFFWWEAGYWNTMDIAHDRAGFYICWGCLVWVPSVYTSPGMYLVNHPVTLGTQLALFILVAGILCIYINYDCDRQRQEFRRTNGKCLVWGRAPSKIEATYTTSTGETKRSLLLTSGWWGLARHFHYVPEILSAFFWTVPALFHHFLPYFYVIFLTILLFDRAKRDDDRCRSKYGKYWKLYCDKVPYRIIPGVY; from the exons ATGGCGGAGCAGtcgaagacgaagacgaagacgaagaccATGGAGACCGTACACTCACCTCTGCTCACCTATTTCTCCATGATCTCCCTTCTCACACTCTGTCCTCCCTTCGTCATTCTCCT ATGGTACACAATGACTCATGCCGATGGATCCATTTTACAGGCTTTTTCTTATCTCAAACACCATGGTCTCCAAGGCTTCATAAGTATATGGCCTAAACCCTCTGCCACCGCATGCAAAATCATTGCCGTCTATGCCGCCTTCGAGGCCGCCCTGCAGCTTCTTCTCCCCGGCAAGTCCGTTCAGGGCCCAATTTCTCCAGCTGGCAACCGACCTCTCTACAAG GCCAATGGCGTCGCCGCATATCTAGTCACATTGCTTACTTATCTTGCCCTCTGGTG GTTTGGGATATTCAACCCAACAATTGTTTACGATCATTTGGGAGAGATATATTCAGCACTCATCTTTGGGAGCTTtgtcttttgtattttcttatacATAAAA GGTCATTTGGCACCATCATCTACTGATTCTGGCTCATCAGGGAACATAATCATTGATTTTTACTGG GGTATGGAGCTCTATCCGCGCATTGGAGAACATTTTGACATAAAAGTTTTCACAAACTGCAGATTTGGAATGATGTCATGGGCTGTGCTTGCATTGACCTATTGCATAAAGCAG TATGAGGAAAATGGGAAAGTAGCTGACTCAATGCTTGTAAATACTACATTAATGCTGGTTTATGTTACCAAGTTTTTCTGGTGGGAAGCTGGATACTGGAACACAATGGATATTGCTCATGATCGAG CTGGATTTTATATTTGTTGGGGATGCTTAGTTTGGGTTCCATCTGTCTATACATCTCCCGGAATGTATCTTGTCAACCATCCGGTAACTCTTGGCACGCAG CTAGCACTGTTTATTTTAGTGGCCGGCATTCTTTGCATATACATCAACTATGATTGTGACAGGCAAAGGCAAGAATTTCGTAGGACAAACGGAAAATGCTTGGTCTGGGGAAGAGCTCCATCAAAG ATAGAAGCCACATATACTACTTCCACCGGGGAAACTAAAAGAAGCCTTCTTTTAACATCTGGATG GTGGGGATTAGCTCGTCATTTTCATTATGTCCCGGAAATACTATCTGCTTTCTTCTGGACAGTGCCGGCTCTATTCCATCAT TTTCTGCCCTACTTCTATGTGATATTTCTTACCATCCTTCTCTTTGACCGAGCAAAAAGGGATGATGATCGATGCAGATCCAA GTATGGCAAGTACTGGAAACTATATTGCGACAAGGTCCCATACAGAATCATTCCTGGCGTGTACTGA
- the LOC112795527 gene encoding ylmG homolog protein 1-2, chloroplastic, translating to MATAMTMAMAMAFSPATMASKTHMVCLTHPPLRQYRHRYTQPSLSLTPLRRNFNPLIVAATSTQSDAEGAQHLLEGSTRTLTTVFGMALLALRTFCHQLHPMSMSMSSVGPLFFASLRDRPSGSLNTPLTVVAAGLGKWLDIYSGVLMVRVLLSWFPNIPWEKQPLSAIRDLCDPYLNLFRNIIPPVFDTLDVSPLLAFAVLGTLGSILNTAVA from the coding sequence ATGGCGACGGCGATGACGATGGCGATGGCGATGGCGTTCTCCCCAGCAACAATGGCTTCCAAGACTCACATGGTCTGCCTCACGCACCCACCCCTGCGTCAATACCGACACAGATACACACAACCCTCACTCTCTCTCACTCCTCTCCGCCGCAACTTCAATCCCCTAATTGTCGCCGCCACATCCACGCAAAGCGACGCCGAGGGAGCACAGCACCTTCTGGAAGGTTCCACCCGCACCCTCACCACCGTCTTCGGGATGGCCCTACTCGCCCTCAGAACCTTCTGCCATCAGCTTCATCCGATGTCCATGTCCATGTCTTCGGTAGGGCCTCTGTTCTTCGCGTCGCTACGGGACAGGCCTAGCGGGTCGCTGAACACGCCGCTGACAGTGGTGGCGGCGGGGCTGGGGAAGTGGCTGGACATATACAGCGGAGTTCTGATGGTTAGGGTTCTACTGAGTTGGTTCCCGAACATCCCGTGGGAGAAGCAGCCACTGTCCGCCATCAGAGACCTGTGCGACCCGTACCTGAACCTGTTCCGCAACATCATTCCCCCTGTTTTCGACACCCTCGACGTCAGCCCCCTCCTCGCCTTCGCCGTCTTGGGCACCCTCGGCTCCATTCTCAACACCGCCGTCGCTTAG
- the LOC112795521 gene encoding uncharacterized protein: MSSYENVVGGKLKLKGKALDVKAGGVKKKKKKNKRDHENQILQTTEDDISAGGSTEQSLGTDDQNANDEGKLSGEGKAAHYDDHLTPAEKRYIEQREQLDVHRLAKIANKSHRDRIQDFNQYLANMSEHYDIPKVGPG; this comes from the exons ATGTCATCGTATGAAAATGTTGTTGGTGGAAAATTGAAGCTCAAGGGAAAGGCACTTGATGTGAAGGCTGGcggagtgaagaagaagaaaaagaagaacaaaagagatCATGAGAATCAGATTTTGCAGACTACCGAAGATGATATTTCAGCAG GTGGGAGCACAGAGCAATCCTTGGGTACGGATGATCAAAATGCGAACGATGAGGGCAAACTGAGTGGGGAAGGGAAGGCTGCTCACTATGATGATCATCTGACACCAGCAGAGAAACGATACATAGAACAGAGGGAGCAACTTGATGTTCATAGGTTGGCCAAGATCGCCAACAAATCTCACCGCGATAGGATTCAGGATTTCAACCAATATCTTGCAAACATGAGCGAGCATTATGATATTCCTAAAGTTGGTCCCGGATAG